The following coding sequences lie in one Thalassoglobus polymorphus genomic window:
- a CDS encoding universal stress protein, whose product MVNLKRILFPTDFSECAEAAAVYASDLASRYDAELQVLHVIHDVSLDVPDFGMGLAFPGYLENLPQRRKEISSAVKQSLELLISQFPEGLKAVDSHMKFGNPISEILEFVETQDIDLIVMGTHGRTGFSHAILGSVAERVLRHAQCPVLTIRGDQTDGTTPDKNTDDVTSD is encoded by the coding sequence ATGGTGAACTTGAAACGAATTCTATTCCCAACGGACTTCAGTGAGTGCGCGGAAGCTGCAGCTGTTTACGCTTCTGACCTGGCGAGTCGATACGATGCCGAGTTGCAGGTACTGCATGTGATTCACGACGTGTCTCTCGATGTTCCTGATTTTGGAATGGGACTTGCTTTCCCCGGTTATCTTGAAAACCTACCGCAGCGACGCAAAGAAATTTCGTCAGCTGTGAAGCAATCTCTGGAACTCCTTATCAGCCAATTTCCTGAAGGCTTAAAAGCCGTTGACAGTCACATGAAATTTGGAAATCCGATCAGTGAGATCCTTGAGTTTGTGGAGACTCAAGACATCGACCTGATTGTGATGGGAACCCATGGAAGAACCGGATTTTCGCACGCGATTTTGGGGAGTGTCGCAGAGCGAGTTCTCCGTCACGCTCAATGCCCTGTGTTAACGATTCGAGGTGATCAGACTGACGGAACGACTCCCGATAAGAATACGGATGATGTGACCAGTGACTGA
- a CDS encoding PAS domain S-box protein, with the protein MTQIASPHAVLVIDDNQKLCKGLARILKLDGYRVDIANSASAALDREEWQHYFAILVDRKLPDSTLTELLPQIIAQAPEAAVMVITGYADLESSLQAIRLGASDYLLKPIDPDQLRARLRRFVELREARDEVRMRDEQVQFMVDNLPAGAAYVDLKSNLVRVNRRVEELTGYSDAELSDRDAWFRILFGERKDEYQAAYENARTTGLSQPWLVDLVTKNGRKMIVEFSGYRYDNHEVWLINDVTERQQYEEQVRKQRDFSDRILETAQVIILILDREGKIVRFNKFMEVVSGFQLEEVRDQNWFELFIPDSSEEQIRESFDRVILGAEIEGNVNPIRTKSGLLRQIAWWGKPLRDADGEITAVLSIGHDVTDLMNIKSQLVQSERLAAIGEMITGLAHESRNALQRARACLDMLSLDLVEQPAHMDLTHRIKEALNELQRLYEEVRGYAAPIQLSLGPCRLKDIWEAAWQHITEAMEDRPIVLQAHDDLPEILCVVDRLRIEQVFRNVLENAAAASPPESVVTLKSEACEYKNAPAIRVQISDNGPGIEHQDPNHIFEPFYTTKQKGTGLGMPISKRIVEAHHGEIYVAANTSKGATIEIVLPCKQPNPY; encoded by the coding sequence ATGACTCAAATCGCATCTCCGCACGCGGTTCTGGTCATCGACGACAATCAAAAACTCTGCAAGGGGTTGGCCAGAATCCTGAAGCTCGATGGCTATCGAGTCGACATCGCGAATTCCGCGTCAGCGGCACTCGACCGAGAGGAGTGGCAACATTATTTCGCAATTCTGGTCGATCGCAAACTTCCGGATAGCACTCTCACAGAACTTCTGCCTCAGATTATCGCGCAGGCTCCAGAAGCTGCCGTGATGGTCATCACCGGTTATGCCGACCTTGAAAGCAGCCTGCAGGCAATCCGTCTTGGTGCATCGGACTACCTGCTCAAGCCGATCGATCCGGATCAACTCCGTGCCCGCTTAAGAAGATTCGTTGAACTAAGAGAAGCCCGTGATGAAGTTCGCATGCGCGACGAGCAAGTCCAATTCATGGTCGACAACTTGCCTGCCGGGGCTGCCTATGTTGACCTGAAATCGAACTTGGTGCGTGTGAATCGACGAGTCGAAGAATTGACGGGCTATTCCGACGCCGAACTGTCTGACCGAGATGCGTGGTTCCGAATTTTGTTTGGAGAACGCAAAGATGAATACCAGGCGGCCTATGAAAACGCTCGAACGACAGGCTTGTCTCAGCCTTGGCTGGTTGACCTTGTCACAAAAAACGGCCGGAAAATGATCGTCGAGTTCTCGGGGTATCGTTACGACAATCATGAAGTCTGGTTGATCAACGATGTGACCGAACGACAACAATATGAAGAACAGGTGCGAAAACAACGAGACTTCTCAGACCGGATTCTTGAAACGGCGCAGGTCATTATCTTAATCCTTGACCGTGAAGGGAAAATCGTTCGCTTCAACAAATTCATGGAAGTGGTTTCGGGATTTCAACTTGAAGAAGTCCGCGATCAAAACTGGTTTGAATTGTTCATCCCAGATAGCTCAGAGGAACAAATTCGGGAAAGTTTCGATCGTGTAATATTGGGAGCGGAGATTGAAGGGAACGTCAATCCAATACGAACGAAGTCTGGATTATTGCGACAGATTGCATGGTGGGGAAAGCCATTACGTGATGCCGACGGCGAAATCACAGCTGTCCTGTCGATCGGTCACGATGTGACGGATCTCATGAATATCAAAAGTCAACTCGTCCAGTCTGAACGGCTAGCTGCTATCGGAGAAATGATTACCGGCCTGGCTCACGAAAGTCGAAATGCATTGCAGCGGGCTCGGGCATGTCTCGATATGCTCTCGCTTGATCTCGTCGAGCAACCGGCTCATATGGACCTGACTCATAGAATCAAAGAGGCGCTGAATGAGTTGCAAAGGCTGTACGAAGAGGTCCGGGGATACGCTGCCCCGATCCAGCTTTCATTAGGGCCCTGTCGCTTAAAGGACATCTGGGAAGCAGCTTGGCAACACATCACAGAGGCAATGGAAGACCGACCAATTGTGCTACAAGCTCACGATGATCTGCCTGAAATACTATGTGTAGTAGACAGGTTGCGAATCGAACAGGTGTTTCGAAATGTTCTTGAAAACGCAGCCGCTGCTTCTCCGCCGGAATCTGTTGTGACTCTCAAATCCGAGGCCTGCGAATACAAGAATGCCCCCGCTATCAGGGTTCAAATTTCTGATAATGGACCTGGCATTGAGCATCAGGACCCCAACCACATTTTCGAGCCCTTCTACACAACCAAGCAAAAAGGGACAGGCTTGGGGATGCCGATCTCGAAACGTATTGTCGAGGCACATCACGGGGAAATTTATGTCGCTGCCAACACTTCGAAAGGAGCAACAATTGAAATTGTACTCCCCTGCAAACAGCCTAACCCCTACTGA
- a CDS encoding response regulator — protein sequence MIQSRVECDVVKSHRIDRTLRVLVVDDESGMRRTIARVLKASGYDVETASNGEHGISLAKTFQPHFVLIDVRMPGIGGVEAYRQLKQIVPESFTIFMSAFFTDEVVGEVHAIGPVELLSKPLDIEKLLDLIRSTS from the coding sequence GTGATTCAATCGCGAGTTGAATGTGACGTCGTCAAATCTCATCGAATCGATCGGACGCTCCGAGTGCTGGTTGTGGATGATGAAAGTGGAATGCGTCGCACGATCGCTCGAGTCCTGAAAGCAAGTGGTTATGATGTTGAAACCGCCAGCAACGGGGAACATGGAATTTCCCTAGCCAAAACTTTTCAGCCCCATTTTGTGCTGATCGATGTCCGCATGCCAGGGATCGGCGGAGTCGAAGCATATCGCCAGTTGAAACAAATTGTTCCGGAGTCCTTTACGATTTTCATGTCGGCTTTTTTCACCGACGAAGTCGTTGGTGAAGTCCATGCTATCGGACCGGTGGAACTTCTGTCTAAGCCGTTAGATATTGAGAAGCTTCTCGACCTCATCAGGTCAACATCATGA
- a CDS encoding two-component system sensor histidine kinase NtrB, translating to MSRTNLNADDAQRQPGEERFRLVVESSPAAMVIVDRDGKIVMVNRQTENWFRYDRDELITQSVECLIPRRFHERHVSDRDKFLKAPQARPMGAGHDLFGRRKDGTEFPVDISLHPMKTSEGMLVMAYIVDLTDRKRVESEIRKRHSYERLALLGQLAGSVAHEIRNPLGVIRNAAYYLDMVKETLDDDAQESVEEILEEIDRANRIVSDLLDYTRDPPQQSATFDIVQFIHKLVEERRPTDDELVLVQSRIESFNVTADADQIARILENLIVNGVQASADPITIQIVISSTGSHIMIDVQDEGEGVVESQRLRIFEPLFTTKTKGIGLGLVISKRYAEQNRGTLELVDHTGAGAIFRLTLPSHELVGGEVIMEPKE from the coding sequence TTGAGCAGAACCAATCTCAACGCTGATGACGCACAACGACAACCGGGCGAAGAACGTTTTCGGCTCGTTGTGGAATCGTCCCCTGCAGCCATGGTTATTGTCGACAGGGACGGAAAGATTGTGATGGTAAATCGGCAAACCGAAAACTGGTTCAGGTATGACCGGGACGAACTCATCACTCAGTCAGTCGAATGCCTGATCCCACGCCGGTTCCATGAGCGCCATGTCAGTGACCGCGACAAATTCCTGAAAGCACCTCAGGCCAGACCGATGGGGGCAGGACACGACTTGTTCGGTCGCCGCAAAGATGGAACCGAATTTCCAGTTGACATTAGTCTTCACCCCATGAAAACCAGCGAGGGAATGCTGGTCATGGCATACATTGTTGATTTAACAGATCGCAAGAGAGTCGAGTCCGAAATTCGAAAAAGACATTCCTACGAGCGATTGGCGTTGCTGGGACAACTCGCCGGGAGCGTGGCTCATGAAATCCGAAACCCATTGGGTGTCATTCGAAATGCAGCTTATTACCTGGACATGGTCAAAGAAACCCTTGATGATGATGCACAAGAGTCCGTCGAAGAAATCCTGGAAGAGATTGATCGAGCCAACCGCATCGTCAGCGATTTATTGGACTACACTCGAGACCCTCCGCAACAATCCGCAACCTTTGACATCGTGCAGTTCATCCATAAACTGGTCGAAGAGCGCAGGCCGACAGACGACGAATTGGTTTTGGTTCAATCTCGAATTGAATCCTTCAACGTCACTGCCGATGCCGACCAAATTGCGAGAATTCTCGAAAATCTGATCGTCAATGGCGTGCAGGCTTCAGCTGACCCGATCACAATTCAGATTGTCATTTCAAGCACTGGCTCACATATCATGATCGATGTGCAGGACGAAGGAGAAGGGGTTGTTGAATCTCAACGATTGCGAATCTTCGAGCCATTGTTTACAACCAAGACGAAAGGAATCGGACTGGGGCTTGTGATTTCCAAACGTTACGCTGAGCAGAATCGAGGGACCCTCGAACTGGTTGATCACACGGGAGCTGGAGCTATTTTTCGACTGACCCTGCCCAGCCATGAACTGGTTGGTGGTGAGGTTATCATGGAGCCAAAAGAGTGA
- a CDS encoding BON domain-containing protein, with protein MAVLNLLNSPDKVRQPTKLNSAGQQICKSANAILNRQYVLGIQRLECLWENGKLTITGRVPLYYHKQLAQQLIMDANIGGIKLLVNEIEVC; from the coding sequence ATGGCAGTATTGAATTTATTGAATAGCCCAGACAAAGTCCGTCAGCCAACCAAACTGAATTCAGCAGGCCAGCAAATTTGTAAATCTGCCAACGCCATCTTGAATCGGCAGTACGTTCTTGGCATTCAGCGGTTGGAATGTCTCTGGGAAAACGGGAAACTTACGATTACCGGGCGAGTTCCTCTTTACTACCACAAACAGCTTGCACAACAGCTCATTATGGACGCCAACATCGGCGGGATCAAACTGCTTGTAAATGAAATTGAAGTCTGTTGA
- a CDS encoding NAD(P)/FAD-dependent oxidoreductase, producing the protein MAANSHVERILIVGGGFSGLASATQLSQAGFPVTLLETSKLGHAASTENQGWLYSGASFAQIDNELATRCHKSLLQTVQFCPECLEPEMAPMIFGSMNDSDRQKWTSAWDAANLPYRELTEGEASWNMPQVDRKKISWLLRLPDRSFRPHVLLDALSVAARAAGVEIRSGTFVSKLLTDKKQVYGVELGTGEELRGQLVILAVGAASRKSFYPLFENVAGEQPDYELVYVKSHLLAIEPVLSLDPFHLVDQEGFNHVPHESGSVFGSERWKVVQEPKDTTVNPEEIRIIEERVKRLLPGAFENAQQRKEWAGITVQALHPEEINPTHVFRPTIIDHATQPKRFENVISIFPGRATLWADLAENVGDFVSEKVKRSSSKTATPPWMFT; encoded by the coding sequence ATGGCTGCAAACTCTCATGTCGAGCGTATTCTTATCGTTGGCGGCGGCTTCTCCGGTCTGGCGAGTGCCACACAACTATCGCAGGCGGGCTTTCCAGTCACACTGCTCGAGACCTCAAAGTTAGGCCATGCAGCGTCGACGGAAAATCAGGGGTGGTTGTACAGCGGTGCCTCATTTGCCCAAATTGATAACGAATTGGCGACCCGTTGCCACAAGTCTCTGCTGCAAACGGTCCAGTTTTGTCCTGAATGCCTGGAGCCAGAGATGGCTCCAATGATCTTCGGCAGCATGAACGATTCTGACAGACAAAAATGGACTTCAGCCTGGGATGCAGCGAACCTCCCGTATCGAGAACTTACCGAGGGTGAGGCGAGCTGGAATATGCCACAGGTAGATCGCAAGAAAATATCGTGGCTACTGCGACTGCCAGACAGATCTTTCCGACCGCATGTCCTGCTCGATGCTTTATCAGTCGCAGCACGCGCGGCTGGTGTTGAGATTCGATCAGGGACATTCGTCTCGAAACTGCTCACAGATAAAAAGCAAGTTTACGGTGTCGAACTTGGGACGGGCGAAGAGTTGCGAGGGCAACTGGTCATCCTTGCAGTTGGAGCAGCAAGCCGAAAGTCATTTTACCCACTGTTTGAAAACGTCGCTGGCGAGCAACCCGACTACGAACTCGTGTACGTCAAATCGCACCTTCTCGCCATTGAGCCTGTCTTGAGCCTTGATCCCTTTCACCTGGTCGATCAAGAGGGATTCAACCATGTGCCGCACGAGAGCGGTTCTGTCTTCGGGAGCGAACGCTGGAAGGTTGTTCAAGAGCCGAAAGATACGACGGTCAACCCTGAAGAGATCCGGATCATTGAGGAGCGAGTCAAACGGTTGCTTCCGGGGGCATTCGAAAATGCTCAACAGCGAAAAGAATGGGCGGGCATTACGGTTCAGGCACTTCACCCTGAAGAAATCAATCCTACGCATGTCTTCCGACCTACGATCATCGACCATGCGACACAACCGAAACGCTTCGAGAATGTCATCAGCATTTTTCCGGGACGAGCGACACTTTGGGCGGATCTGGCAGAAAATGTAGGAGACTTCGTGAGCGAGAAAGTCAAAAGGTCATCGTCTAAAACCGCCACTCCGCCATGGATGTTCACATAG